One window of the Salvia miltiorrhiza cultivar Shanhuang (shh) chromosome 6, IMPLAD_Smil_shh, whole genome shotgun sequence genome contains the following:
- the LOC130987757 gene encoding alpha-L-arabinofuranosidase 1-like: protein MEPKYAACVVLAFSLMIITIHYLQPNGAVTDATQTASLSLNASQYPAKKISQSMFGISFEEINHSGAGGLWAELVSNRGFEAGGPNTPSNISPWTIIGNETSILVSTDRSSCFDRNKVALQMEVLCDIDGENICPAGGVGVYNPGYWGMNIEQGKSYRVVFFIRSLQPVEMSVSFIGSKQQKLATSDIKDDGVENWKKVEMVLEAYGSDANSRLQLTTSKRSTIWLDQVSALPLDTHNGHGFRQDLFDMLAALKPGFIRFPGGSFVEGDRLMNAFRWRETIGSWEERPGRFNDVWQYWIDDGLGYFEYLQLAEDLGALPVWVVNIGISRNDQVDTSLILPFVQDTLDAIEFARGDASSTMGSARAAMGHLEPFDLQYVAAGNQDCWKKNYRGNYMKFYNAIKGAYPDIKIITNCDASAAVLDHPADLYDYHVYTNANSMFSMAHNFDHTSRNGPKAFVSEYAVTGGEAGRGNLLKALAEAGFLIGLERNSDAVEMASSAPLFVNENNQRFNPDAIVFDSSKVYGTPTYWMQLLFKDSNGATLLDSTLQSPSSSLTASAISWTDADSSRSYIRVKVVNFGGNTVNLDLSVEGLDINSIEAAGSTLTTLTSTNVKDENSFNEPKKVAPVVKALKNASNKMRVIIPPSSLISIDLQLKSNVIQVAGSIGAHASL from the exons ATGGAGCCAAAATATGCAGCTTGTGTAGTACTGGCTTTCTCTCTCATGATCATCACCATCCACTACCTCCAGCCTAATGGAGCTGTAACCGATGCAACGCAGACAGCATCGTTGTCTCTAAATGCTTCTCAGTATCCCGCGAAGAAGATTTCTCAGAGTATGTTTGGAATATCGTTTGAG GAGATCAACCATTCGGGGGCCGGAGGGCTGTGGGCAGAGCTTGTCAGTAACCGAG GTTTTGAAGCTGGAGGTCCGAATACTCCATCAAACATTAGTCCATGGACCATCATTGGCAATGAAACGTCGATTCTAGTATCTACGGACAGATCATCCTGCTTCGACAGAAATAAGGTTGCTCTTCAAATGGAGGTGCTCTGTGACATTGATGGTGAAAATATCTGTCCAGCAGGAGGAGTCGGAGTCTACAATCCGGGATATTGGGGCATG AATATTGAGCAAGGAAAGAGTTATAGAGTGGTGTTCTTTATCCGTTCGTTGCAACCGGTTGAAATGTCTGTGTCATTCATTGGCTCAAAGCAGCAGAAGCTAGCCACATCTGATATAAA GGATGACGGCGTTGAAAATTGGAAGAAGGTGGAGATGGTGTTGGAAGCATATGGATCAGATGCTAACTCAAGATTGCAGCTGACAACATCAAAAAGGTCTACAATATGGCTTGATCAAGTCTCAGCACTACCTTTGGACACTCACAAT GGACATGGATTTCGACAAGATCTTTTCGACATGCTTGCTGCTTTGAAGCCGGGATTTATCAGATTTCCAG GCGGCTCGTTTGTCGAAGGAGACAGACTGATGAATGCATTTAGATGGAGAGAAACTATAGGTTCATGGGAAGAGAGACCGGGTCGATTCAACGATGTTTGGCAGTACTGGATTGATGATGGGCTTGGTTATTTTGAGTACTTACAA CTTGCAGAGGATTTAGGCGCGTTGCCTGTTTGGGTAGTCAACATAGGAATCAGCAGGAATGATCAAGTTGACACTTCACTCATTCTGCCCTTTGTACAA GACACTCTTGACGCGATTGAGTTTGCTAGAGGAGACGCGTCTTCCACAATGGGGTCTGCCCGGGCAGCCATGGGCCATCTTGAGCCTTTTGATCTGCAGTATGTTGCTGCTGGGAATCAGGACTGTTGGAAAAAGAATTATCGCG GGAACTACATGAAGTTTTACAATGCAATAAAAGGGGCCTATCCAGATATCAAGATCATCACAAACTGTGATGCTTCAGCTGCAGTGTTGGATCATCCAGCAGATTTGTATGATTATCAT GTCTACACGAATGCAAACTCCATGTTTTCAATGGCTCACAACTTTGATCACACCTCAAGAAATGGACCAAAG gcttttgtgaGCGAGTACGCTGTGACAGGAGGCGAAGCTGGCAGGGGAAATCTGCTGAAAGCACTAGCTGAGGCCGGTTTCCTTATAGGCCTAGAGAGAAACAG CGACGCTGTTGAGATGGCGAGCAGTGCGCCTTTGTTTGTGAATGAAAACAATCAGAGGTTCAATCCAGATGCAATAGTTTTCGACTCTTCAAAAGTGTACGGCACGCCTACCTACTGGATGCAGCTCTTGTTCAAGGACTCAAACGGCGCCACCCTTCTTGATTCCACGCTGCAATCGCCTTCCTCCTCCCTCACCGCGTCCGCCATTTCTTGGACTGATGCAGACAGCAGCAGAAGCTACATCAGAGTGAAG GTTGTCAACTTTGGAGGCAACACAGTGAATCTGGATCTTTCTGTTGAAGGATTGGACATTAATTCTATAGAAGCAGCAGGGTCTACATTGACTACACTAACATCCACTAATGTCAAGGATGAAAATTCCTTCAATGAGCCCAaaaag GTTGCTCCAGTTGTAAAAGCACTAAAAAATGCTAGCAACAAAATGAGAGTTATTATACCTCCATCTTCTTTAATTTCAATTGATTTGCAGCTAAAATCAAATGTTATTCAGGTTGCAGGATCTATTGGTGCACATGCATCACTGTAA
- the LOC130987760 gene encoding aladin — protein sequence MPSFPQPGTVTICEINRELVTADHLGDDQAKDTYAKILGTVFSPIPFESDSLLGTGTEQESVERRKGSLDILSAALEALLSGSLRPLLQPADVKLLNGIDLHSVSWHDHKQILAFVSAPHQVTICDYNDSDGKSPCILSHESQKDVKILEWRPNGGKTLSVACKGGICIWAASSPGNIPPVRSGVTSNPLSRGSVTRWTLVDFLQSSDSEQITALSWSPDGRYLASASYESSSFTIWDVSQGLGTPIRRGLGGISLLKWSPSGDYFFSAKFDGTFYLWETSTWTSEPWSSKNGFVTGATWDPDGCMVLLSFSELSSLGSIHFTSKPPSLDAHLIPVELPEIKLLTDSQVIEKIAWDASGERLAVSYKDGDEQYKGLVAVFDVKRNPLISTSLVGFIRGPADNPKPVAFSFHDKFKQGPLLSVCWSSGFCCTYPLIFRSNILP from the exons ATGCCTTCTTTCCCTCAGCCAGGCACGGTCACCATTTGCGAAATCAACAGAGAACTAG TTACGGCAGACCACCTCGGCGATGATCAAGCGAAGGATACTTACGCTAAAATCCTC GGGACTGTATTCAGTCCGATCCCTTTCGAATCAGACAGCTTATTAGGGACGGGGACTGAGCAGGAATCAGTTGAACGGAGGAAGGGTAGTTTAGATATTCTATCTGCGGCACTAGAGGCTCTGTTGAGTGGCTCCCTCAGGCCTCTTTTGCAGCCTGCCGAT GTAAAACTTTTAAATGGTATTGATCTTCACAGTGTAAGTTGGCACGACCACAAACAGATTTTAGCATTTGTTTCTGCACCGCATCAGGTGACGATTTGTGACTACAATGATTCCG ATGGAAAGTCTCCTTGCATCTTGTCCCATGAGTCCCAAAAAGATGTAAAGATTCTTGAGTGGAGACCAAATGGAGGGAAAACTCTTTCTGTTGCATGCAA GGGTGGCATTTGCATCTGGGCTGCTTCTTCTCCTGGTAATATTCCACCCGTGAGATCTGGGGTGACTTCGAACCCACTTTCAAGGGGCTCTGTGACACGATGGACTCTGGTGGATTTCCTTCAGAGTTCTGATTCTGAACAGATTACTGCACTTTCATGGAGTCCTGATGGAAG ATATTTAGCTTCAGCTTCATATGAGAGTTCATCTTTCACCATTTGGGATGTTTCACAAG GGCTGGGCACTCCTATTCGAAGGGGCCTAGGAGGCATATCATTGTTAAAGTGGTCTCCCTCGGGAGATTATTTCTTTTCTGCAAAATT TGATGGAACGTTTTATCTCTGGGAGACAAGCACATGGACATCGGAACCATGGTCCTCAAAGAATGGGTTTGTCACG GGAGCAACATGGGATCCAGATGGCTGTATGGTACTTCTTTCTTTTTCGGAGTTGTCATCATTAGGTTCCATTCACTTTACATCCAAACCTCCATCGCTAG ATGCACATCTTATACCAGTTGAATTGCCAGAGATAAAATTGTTGACCGACAG CCAGGTCATTGAGAAGATAGCATGGGATGCTTCAGGAGAGAGATTGGCGGTGTCATATAAAGATGGTGATGAGCAATACAAAGGTCTCGTTGCTGTATTTGATGTTAAAAGAAATCCCTTAATTTCAACATCGTTGGT TGGATTCATCCGAGGTCCTGCTGACAATCCGAAGCCAGTAGCATTTTCATTCCACGACAAATTTAAACAAGGGCCATTGCTTTCTGTG TGCTGGAGCAGTGGATTTTGCTGCACCTACCCTCTCATATTCCGTTCAAATATTCTACCATAG
- the LOC130987759 gene encoding transcription factor IIIA-like: CPSIFLIYSALTTDTVSPLSSVAAYAPPVFDLLIIYTPILYFHIRIAMAAEEVEKARDSIFRDIRRYYCEFCGICRSKKVLIAAHIRTHHEEEIEENELNEEKEHGEKLNLCEECGASFRKPAHLKQHMQSHSLERPFVCSVDDCHSSYRRKDHLTRHMLQHQGKLFECTFEGCKVTFTIQGNMTRHVKEFHDGSASAEVKQHVCSEHGCGKVFKYLSKLKKHEDSHVKLDSVEAFCADSGCMKYFSNEQCLKEHIRSCHQHITCDQCGTRQLKKNIKRHMCMHEEGPSSERIKCSFKGCTLTFSNTSNLNQHINSVHLELKPFVCGMPGCHERFAFKHVRNRHEQTGCHIYTPGNFEESDLQFRSRPRGGRKRKYPVIETLLRKRIVPPSESEIISNDEYENSSW; encoded by the exons TGCCCCTccatttttcttatatattcaGCCCTAACCACTGACACTGTATCTCCTCTTAGCTCAGTCGCAGCCTACGCGCCTCCAGTTTTCGACCTTCTCATCATCTACACACCTATACTGTATTTCCATATACGTATCGCAATGGCGGCGGAGGAAGTAGAGAAGGCGCGAGATTCGATTTTCCGAGACATCAGGAGATATTACTGTGAGTTCTGTGGAATTTGCCGATCGAAGAAAGTCCTAATCGCCGCTCACATCCGTACTCACCATGAG GAAGAAATTGAGGAGAATGAGCTGAATGAAGAAAAGGAGCATGGCGAGAAACTGAATTTGTGCGAAGAATGTGGCGCGAGCTTTCGGAAGCCTGCCCATCTGAAGCAGCATATGCAGAGCCATTCTCTCGAG AGGCCTTTCGTTTGTTCAGTGGATGACTGCCACTCCAGTTACAGAAGGAAAGACCACTTGACAAGACACATGCTTCAGCATCAAGGGAAATTGTTTGAATGTACTTTTGAGGGCTGCAAGGTGACGTTTACAATACAGGGTAATATGACAAGGCATGTCAAGGAGTTCCATGATGGATCTGCTTCTGCTGAAGTTAAGCAACACGTATGTTCGGAGCACGGGTGTGGGAAGGTCTTTAAATATCTCTCCAAATTGAAAAAACATGAGGATTCTCATG TTAAGCTGGATTCGGTGGAGGCATTCTGCGCAGACTCAGGCTGTATGAAATACTTTTCAAATGAACAGTGCCTTAAGGAGCATATTCGGTCTTGCCATCAACACATTACATGTGATCAGTGTGGCACGAGGCAGCTAAAGAAAAACATCAAGCGTCACATGTGCATGCATGAAGAAGGGCCTTCCTCGGAGAGGATCAAATGTAGTTTCAAGGGATGCACGCTAACATTTTCAAAT ACATCAAATCTCAATCAACATATTAATTCTGTGCATCTGGAATTAAAACCATTTGTCTGTGGCATGCCCGGTTGTCACGAGAGATTTGCATTCAAACATGTGAGGAACAGGCACGAACAAACTGGGTGCCACATCTATACTCCT GGAAATTTCGAAGAATCTGATTTGCAATTCCGGTCAAGGCCAAGAGGTGGCAGGAAAAGGAAGTACCCGGTCATTGAGACACTGTTGCGGAAAAGGATTGTTCCGCCCAGTGAATCTGAGATTATCAGCAACGATGAATATGAGAACTCATCATGGTAA
- the LOC130987761 gene encoding uncharacterized protein LOC130987761: protein MELEPWEALDLDDSDLPSLLRPCKRRRSSSPAASDNPPLQPALEQLPASSSRRPAIPGPAGAVHAAMLRKNHDRENHNVSDHDNGNDGLLSTQDYIRKAMDDTAEFDDDFSRHPWLSALQFLGTADGLIPSTPISSIKKCFNGDKVDQVVAVVKSCTPNGLGGLLVSLKDPTGTIGASIHHKVLSQTEFGKELTTGAVLILQKVAIFAPVRSARYLNVTTRNLVKVFCRNKGSTSELHKSVQPVQYADPDIESSRKARAVEKVSSMQKVVREDTEMRHCTRTEDSQNDNVIQKQNIFAGSSQSNNRDSSNVTAAERGGYINLSQHTRIAEDEQETVNGTKRGTKGGNLEGSLLKDTDNMASPVAETTGEKGRETNPVQMQRQPLMSTATLPQWTDEQLDELFAGDEDDGSLF, encoded by the exons ATGGAGCTGGAGCCCTGGGAAGCTTTAGATCTCGACGATTCCGACCTTCCTTCTCTCCTCCGCCCCTGCAAACGACGACGTTCCTCCTCTCCTGCCGCCTCCGACAACCCTCCTTTGCAGCCAGCGCTCGAGCAACTACCAGCTTCCTCCTCGCGCCGCCCCGCTATTCCCGGCCCCGCCGGAGCTGTCCACGCCGCGATGCTCCGCAAAAATCACGACCGCGAGAATCACAATGTCTCCGACCATGATAATGGTAACGACGGCCTACTTTCTACCCAAGACTACATACGGAAGGCCATGGACGATACTGCGGAATTCGATGATGACTTCTCTCGCCATCCTTGGCTTTCTGCCCTCCAGTTTCTCG GTACTGCAGATGGTCTGATTCCGAGCACACCTATCAGCTCTATCAAGAAATGTTTCAATGGCGACAAGGTTGATCAG GTTGTAGCTGTTGTCAAGTCATGCACTCCTAATGGTCTTGGGGGTTTGTTAGTTTCATTGAAG GACCCAACTGGTACAATTGGTGCTAGTATTCACCACAAGGTCCTCTCCCAAACTGAGTTTGGCAAGGAGTTAACTACTGGTGCAGTTCTAATACTTCAGAAG GTTGCCATCTTTGCCCCTGTGAGGTCAGCACGTTATCTCAATGTAACAACGAGGAATTTAGTGAAG GTATTCTGCCGAAACAAGGGATCCACTTCAGAACTTCATAAATCTGTTCAGCCAGTCCAGTACGCTGATCCTGATATCG AATCTAGTCGAAAAGCCAGAGCTGTGGAGAAGGTGTCCTCCATGCAAAAGGTGGTACGCGAAGACACTGAGATGAGACACTGCACAAGAACTGAGGATTCCCAAAATGATAATGTAATCCAGAAGCAGAACATTTTTGCTGGAAGCAGTCAATCCAATAACAGAGACAGCTCAAACGTAACTGCAGCCGAGAGAGGAGGGTACATTAATCTAAGCCAGCACACTAGGATTGCTGAAGACGAACAGGAGACTGTTAACGGCACCAAAAGAGGCACAAAGGGAGGTAACTTGGAAGGTAGCCTCCTCAAGGACACTGATAATATGGCCAGCCCTGTTGCAGAAACTACAGGTGAGAAAGGTCGAGAGACCAATCCAGTGCAAATGCAAAGGCAGCCTCTAATGTCGACAGCCACTCTGCCACAGTGGACAGACGAACAGTTGGATGAACTTTTCGCTGGCGATGAGGATGATGGCTCTTTATTCTAA
- the LOC130987762 gene encoding probable disease resistance protein At1g58602: MAEAVVSTALETLRDLLLEEARFLSGVGDEVKELEWQLKEMKCLLKDADKRRHESKTILNWISEIRDLVYKAEAAIERHAAYQVSSRRRRGLRRCSCSLGEYKSIHRLGSEISPIKSRLERINKEMMENGIKKSIINSRDGGANNMSRKTFPEFEIGDCFVGMEDELKQLGNLLRRDNEDRVVSVWGMGGSGKTTIAKKLYNETGFDRCAWVCITQQCQSFQSVWEDVLKQLEPQVREEVVPSLSESELNERLCKAQRGKRCLVVLDDLWKVSDWNELKHPFLVHDLQSKILITTREQEVAEIGSPVKLGLLNMEDALELLKKKAFPHTNIPDFALEENFEKIGKEMVQKCGYLPLAISLLGGVLRMKNSMKEWELVNEDIKAFIYRDEGEIDGVLNLSYESLPYYLKPCFLYMGIFEEDEDIDVDDLYSRWIAQDMISYENIRDKDTTLFEIAELYLGELDSRSIVQVQIHDGVTPGRKYRSCKLHDVVREVCLKMGKREDFGVLSLEYQTGKLISTLLRQASSDMKIRHLVIHFRKKVELEPDELGEDSSKRLRTLQMFNHSNSVELPQQSIVDFQRFKLLRDLFMVGFKFAGRKLSKGITNLVHLRRLRLEECAFDKLPSSIRNLVYMDTLDLTDSMNVEVPNVFKEMLRLKHLLLPEYEENIGSYRLTLDEGVVELETLWGLDSRVHELKCMNGMKNLRNFSTKIHDNKSLSTMIDAIAIMIKLVFCMVEIKECCELGTNEGVLNKALTCPNIHYLSIEVKLGKALAECGRDFISSKLTDLELRECEIEDDPMGILGKLPCLTDLYLGRKSFVGKEMTCPSNSFPRLKTLFLCQLPKLREWRVEAGAMPLLSQLQIWNCDSLKTVPDGLSGISTLQELKINGELGKRVSASGEDFHKVSHVSSIII, from the exons ATGGCAGAAGCAGTGGTGTCGACTGCTCTGGAAACCCTGCGCGATTTGTTGTTGGAAGAAGCAAGGTTTTTATCTGGCGTGGGCGACGAAGTGAAGGAGCTCGAGTGGCAGCTGAAAGAGATGAAGTGTCTTCTCAAAGACGCCGACAAAAGGCGACATGAAAGCAAAACCATTCTCAATTGGATCTCAGAGATCAGAGATCTTGTATACAAAGCCGAAGCTGCCATTGAAAGACACGCAGCTTATCAAGTGTCTTCGAGGAGAAGACGAGGCCTCCGCAGATGCAGTTGTAGTTTGGGAGAATACAAGTCGATCCACCGATTAGGCTCCGAGATTTCACCAATCAAATCCCGTCTTGAAAGGATAAACAAGGAAATGATGGAAAATGGCATAAAGAAGAGCATCATCAACAGTAGAGATGGAGGGGCCAACAACATGTCAAGGAAGACTTTCCCCGAATTCGAGATCGGAGATTGCTTCGTGGGGATGGAGGATGAGCTGAAGCAGCTTGGTAATCTCCTAAGGCGAGACAACGAGGATAGAGTTGTATCAGTGTGGGGGATGGGGGGATCAGGCAAGACCACCATTGCCAAGAAGCTCTACAACGAGACCGGCTTCGATCGTTGCGCGTGGGTTTGCATCACTCAGCAATGCCAGAGTTTTCAATCAGTTTGGGAGGATGTTCTGAAGCAGCTAGAGCCACAAGTAAGGGAGGAAGTTGTTCCAAGCCTGAGCGAGTCGGAGTTGAATGAGCGACTGTGCAAGGCGCAAAGAGGGAAACGATGCCTCGTTGTTTTGGACGATCTCTGGAAAGTTTCTGATTGGAATGAGTTGAAGCATCCCTTCCTCGTCCATGATTTGCAAAGCAAAATCTTGATCACCACGCGCGAACAGGAAGTTGCCGAGATTGGATCTCCTGTAAAACTTGGGCTTCTAAATATGGAAGATGCTTTGGAACTGCTCAAGAAGAAAGCATTTCCACATACCAACATTCCAG ACTTTGCATTGGAagaaaattttgagaaaattggGAAAGAAATGGTGCAGAAATGTGGGTATTTGCCATTGGCAATTTCTCTACTTGGTGGGGTGTTGAGAATGAAAAATTCGATGAAGGAGTGGGAGTtagtaaatgaggatatcaaaGCATTCATATATAGAGACGAAGGTGAGATTGATGGAGTGCTAAACTTAAGCTATGAAAGTCTACCCTATTATTTGAAGCCTTGCTTTCTCTATATGGGTATATTTGAAGAGGACGAAGATATAGATGTTGACGATCTATATAGTAGATGGATAGCACAAGACATGATTTCATATGAGAATATTCGAGACAAGGACACAACTTTGTTTGAAATCGCGGAGCTCTACTTGGGTGAGTTGGACTCCAGGTCCATCGTCCAAGTTCAAATTCACGATGGTGTCACACCTGGAAGAAAATATAGGAGCTGCAAACTTCATGATGTAGTAAGAGAAGTATGTTTGAAAATGGGAAAAAGGGAGGATTTTGGTGTGCTGAGTTTGGAGTATCAAACTGGGAAACTAATTAGTACCTTACTACGACAAGCTTCTTCTGATATGAAAATACGACATTTGGTTATCCATTTTAGGAAAAAAGTCGAATTGGAACCTGACGAGCTTGGAGAAGATAGTAGCAAACGTTTAAGGACTCTTCAAATGTTCAACCACAGTAATTCTGTTGAGCTTCCCCAACAAAGTATAGTTGATTTTCAGAGATTCAAATTGCTGAGAGATCTATTTATGGTGGGATTCAAATTTGCAGGAAGAAAGTTATCGAAAGGAATCACTAATCTTGTGCACCTTAGACGTTTGCGTTTAGAAGAATGTGCATTTGATAAGCTACCATCATCCATAAGGAATTTGGTATACATGGATACCCTTGATTTAACTGACTCGATGAATGTTGAAGTTCCAAATGTTTTTAAGGAGATGCTACGTTTAAAGCACTTGCTTCTTCCGGAGTATGAGGAAAATATTGGTAGTTATCGATTAACATTGGACGAGGGAGTGGTTGAATTGGAGACCCTATGGGGGTTGGATAGTAGAGTGCatgaattaaaatgtatgaacgGAATGAAGAATCTGCGAAATTTCTCAACAAAAATACACGACAACAAAAGCTTGTCAACCATGATCGATGCCATTGCTATCATGATCAAGTTAGTATTTTGTATGGTTGAAATCAAAGAGTGTTGCGAGTTAGGAACAAATGAGGGAGTGTTGAACAAGGCACTCACATGTCCCAATATTCATTACTTGTCGATTGAAGTTAAGTTAGGGAAGGCCCTGGCAGAGTGCGGGCGTGACTTCATCAGCTCTAAACTTACAGATTTGGAGCTACGAGAATGTGAGATTGAGGATGATCCAATGGGGATACTGGGGAAGCTTCCTTGCTTGACAGATTTGTATTTAGGGAGGAAATCATTTGTCGGGAAGGAGATGACGTGTCCATCAAACAGTTTTCCACGCCTCAAGACGCTTTTCCTATGTCAATTACCAAAGTTGAGGGAGTGGAGGGTGGAGGCGGGAGCCATGCCCCTTCTCTCTCAATTACAGATCTGGAATTGTGATAGTCTAAAGACGGTTCCAGATGGATTGAGTGGCATTTCTACTCTTCAGGAACTGAAGATCAATGGAGAATTGGGAAAGAGGGTATCGGCATCAGGAGAGGATTTCCACAAAGTCAGTCATGTCTCTTCAATTATCATCTGA